One segment of Neobacillus endophyticus DNA contains the following:
- a CDS encoding glycosyltransferase translates to MIDILTVLYIIGILVWIIFLIDALNGLRHLDSLEKEEPMDNGPLLSVIVAARNEERHLEASIISQLAQTYQNVEWILVNDRSIDRTGEIINNLAKKDSRIKGLHIHELPEGWLGKNHALYKGYLSAAGKWLLFTDADIQYEKEAFSKALHYAERMQLDHLTAAPNLWAKSFWLKTFVAFFLFGFSYFKRPWQANNPKSKTGTGIGAFNLVLKRAYKAFGTHEKIKMRPDDDLQLGMRLKKEGYRQRIVTALRIIEVEWYGSLKEAFIGLEKNTFAGLNYRISMVLFAVFGVFVTHVLPFITIFSANKVIALLSLGNILGSGFLYVLITKRMTVFSPLLFLVFPITAMLFIFSIIRASYLTFKRGGIVWRGTTYQLRELREKE, encoded by the coding sequence ATGATCGACATATTAACGGTGCTGTATATAATTGGCATACTAGTTTGGATTATTTTTCTTATCGATGCACTTAACGGGTTGCGGCATTTGGACAGTTTGGAAAAGGAAGAACCCATGGATAACGGACCCTTACTGTCAGTTATTGTAGCTGCACGAAACGAAGAAAGACACCTAGAGGCAAGTATAATCAGCCAACTTGCGCAGACCTATCAAAATGTAGAATGGATTCTTGTTAACGACCGTTCCATTGATAGAACAGGGGAGATCATCAACAACCTGGCGAAGAAAGACTCGCGGATAAAAGGTCTCCATATTCACGAATTGCCTGAAGGATGGCTTGGAAAGAACCACGCTCTCTATAAAGGATATCTGTCCGCTGCCGGTAAATGGCTTTTGTTTACAGATGCAGATATTCAATACGAAAAAGAAGCATTCTCCAAAGCATTGCATTATGCAGAAAGAATGCAGCTTGACCATTTAACAGCTGCCCCCAATCTATGGGCCAAAAGTTTTTGGTTAAAAACGTTTGTTGCATTTTTTCTGTTTGGTTTTTCTTATTTTAAACGCCCATGGCAGGCCAATAATCCCAAGTCCAAAACAGGAACAGGAATTGGCGCATTTAATTTAGTATTAAAAAGAGCATATAAGGCGTTTGGCACGCATGAAAAAATAAAAATGCGCCCTGATGATGACTTGCAGCTTGGCATGCGACTGAAAAAAGAAGGATATCGACAAAGAATTGTTACAGCCCTTCGGATCATCGAAGTAGAATGGTATGGAAGTTTGAAAGAAGCGTTTATCGGCCTTGAAAAAAACACCTTTGCCGGATTAAATTATCGAATCAGCATGGTATTATTCGCCGTTTTCGGGGTATTTGTTACACATGTTCTGCCGTTTATCACCATTTTTTCAGCAAATAAAGTGATTGCTCTTCTAAGTTTGGGAAATATACTCGGCAGCGGCTTTCTTTACGTACTGATTACAAAAAGAATGACCGTTTTCTCACCACTTTTATTTCTTGTTTTTCCAATTACCGCCATGCTATTTATCTTTTCAATTATCAGAGCAAGCTATCTCACCTTTAAACGAGGGGGGATTGTGTGGCGCGGCACAACGTATCAGTTGCGAGAACTAAGAGAAAAAGAATGA
- the mce gene encoding methylmalonyl-CoA epimerase, with protein sequence MIKKVDHIGIAVKSLTDVLPFYTDVLGLPLLKIEEVESQKVKVAFLQAGETKLELLEPVSSESTIAKFIDKRGEGIHHVALGVESIEARIREMKEKGIRMIDEEPRPGAGGAQIAFMHPKAASGVLVELCEKKG encoded by the coding sequence ATGATTAAAAAAGTGGATCATATTGGCATTGCTGTGAAATCGCTTACAGATGTCCTTCCTTTTTATACGGACGTATTAGGCCTTCCTCTTTTGAAAATAGAAGAGGTGGAAAGTCAAAAAGTTAAAGTGGCCTTTCTACAGGCAGGTGAGACAAAACTGGAATTGCTTGAGCCTGTTTCAAGTGAAAGTACAATTGCTAAATTTATTGATAAACGAGGAGAAGGCATCCATCATGTCGCACTTGGTGTCGAATCGATTGAAGCAAGAATCAGGGAGATGAAGGAAAAAGGAATTCGCATGATTGATGAAGAGCCGAGACCTGGGGCAGGCGGTGCACAAATTGCCTTTATGCACCCAAAAGCAGCGTCCGGTGTTTTAGTCGAACTTTGTGAGAAAAAGGGGTAA
- a CDS encoding DNA polymerase IV, producing the protein MKEMYPKNGRVILHVDMNSFYASVEMAYDPSLKGKPLAIAGNVEERRGIIVTCSYEARKFGVKTTMPLWEAKKLCPQLIVKTPNFDRYRAASKGMFSILRTYTALVEPVSIDEGYMDITESFEFGSPIEIAESIQKRIYEQLDLPCSIGIAPNKFLAKMASDMKKPLGITILRKRDIPNVLWPLHSGEMHGVGKKTAEKLTSLGIYTIGDLAKANEVQLKALLGINGIRLKERANGTDHRSVDPESIEEFKSIGNSTTLPRDVSNQQELNHVLDSLAETVSVRLKRKNVLASTIGVTIRYKDRRTITRSKKLENPIQHKEEIAAIAKQLMQKHWNGDPVRLLGITGFDLLDHGLAYKQLDLFSYEKDAKKEPLLKTVSFLREKFGKNIIETAGEHSVDQSDDVGTATSFNKDFLRKLPKNEYEEK; encoded by the coding sequence ATGAAGGAAATGTATCCTAAAAACGGACGTGTCATTTTACATGTTGATATGAATAGTTTTTATGCCTCTGTTGAAATGGCCTATGACCCATCACTTAAAGGGAAACCACTGGCGATTGCCGGAAATGTGGAGGAACGTAGGGGCATCATTGTTACCTGCAGCTATGAAGCGAGGAAATTTGGTGTAAAAACAACGATGCCGCTTTGGGAAGCCAAGAAGCTGTGCCCGCAGTTAATTGTGAAAACGCCTAATTTTGATCGTTACCGGGCTGCCTCTAAGGGAATGTTTTCTATTCTCAGAACTTATACAGCACTTGTCGAGCCGGTTTCTATTGATGAAGGATACATGGATATAACCGAAAGTTTTGAATTCGGAAGCCCCATAGAAATTGCAGAAAGTATACAAAAGCGAATTTATGAACAGCTTGATTTACCTTGCAGTATTGGCATTGCTCCGAATAAATTTTTAGCCAAAATGGCCTCTGATATGAAAAAACCGCTTGGTATTACTATCCTTAGAAAGAGGGACATACCAAATGTTCTGTGGCCATTGCATAGTGGTGAAATGCATGGGGTAGGAAAAAAAACAGCGGAAAAGCTAACATCGTTAGGAATTTACACGATCGGCGATTTGGCCAAAGCAAATGAAGTGCAGTTAAAAGCACTTCTTGGAATCAATGGGATTCGATTAAAAGAGCGTGCCAATGGGACGGATCACCGAAGTGTCGACCCGGAATCAATTGAGGAATTCAAAAGTATTGGCAATTCGACAACCCTGCCGAGGGATGTAAGCAATCAGCAAGAGCTTAATCATGTGCTTGATTCATTGGCTGAAACGGTCTCTGTCAGGCTGAAGCGAAAAAACGTCCTTGCATCAACGATAGGGGTTACGATTCGTTATAAGGATCGAAGGACCATCACTAGAAGTAAAAAATTAGAAAATCCAATCCAGCATAAAGAAGAAATTGCGGCCATTGCCAAACAGCTTATGCAAAAGCATTGGAACGGCGATCCCGTCCGTTTATTGGGTATAACAGGTTTTGACTTACTCGACCATGGACTTGCCTATAAACAGTTAGATTTGTTTTCCTATGAAAAAGATGCTAAAAAAGAACCGCTGTTAAAAACAGTTTCATTTCTTAGGGAAAAGTTTGGGAAAAATATTATTGAAACAGCAGGAGAACATTCTGTTGATCAGTCGGATGATGTTGGTACTGCTACAAGTTTTAATAAAGATTTTCTTCGTAAACTTCCGAAAAATGAGTATGAGGAAAAATAA
- a CDS encoding amino acid ABC transporter ATP-binding protein: protein MIKVEGLYKNFGKLEVLKGISTSIKAGEVVAIIGPSGSGKSTFLRCLNLLETPTKGTIWLGDQELTDKKTNIMKVRQNVGMVFQHFYLFPHKTVLQNLTYAPLKVKGLDKSNAEKIAFELLERVGLAEKAHEYPTRLSGGQKQRVAIARALAMQPEVMLFDEPTSALDPEMVKEVLEVMKSLAHTGMTMAIVTHEMGFAREVADRVLFLDGGVLVEDAAPAEFFSNPRSPRAQDFLQKML from the coding sequence GTGATTAAGGTAGAGGGTTTATATAAGAATTTTGGAAAACTTGAAGTGTTAAAGGGAATCTCTACTTCCATAAAAGCAGGTGAGGTGGTCGCTATTATCGGACCTTCAGGTTCAGGGAAATCTACATTTCTGCGGTGCCTGAATTTGCTCGAAACTCCGACAAAAGGAACAATTTGGCTTGGGGACCAAGAACTCACAGACAAGAAAACGAATATCATGAAAGTTCGTCAAAACGTAGGAATGGTATTCCAGCATTTCTATCTTTTTCCTCATAAAACGGTGTTACAAAATCTGACTTATGCGCCTTTGAAAGTAAAAGGTTTAGACAAATCGAATGCAGAAAAAATTGCCTTTGAATTACTTGAGCGAGTAGGTTTAGCGGAGAAAGCACATGAATATCCTACAAGGTTGTCAGGAGGTCAGAAGCAGCGTGTAGCCATTGCCAGAGCATTAGCAATGCAACCTGAGGTCATGCTGTTCGATGAACCCACATCCGCGCTCGATCCGGAAATGGTCAAGGAAGTATTAGAGGTCATGAAATCACTTGCTCATACCGGAATGACGATGGCCATTGTTACACATGAAATGGGCTTTGCCAGGGAAGTGGCAGATCGCGTTTTGTTTCTTGATGGCGGTGTGCTTGTTGAGGATGCAGCGCCAGCTGAGTTTTTCTCAAATCCAAGGAGTCCTCGTGCGCAGGATTTTCTTCAAAAAATGCTTTAA
- the zwf gene encoding glucose-6-phosphate dehydrogenase, producing MIFGATGDLAKRKLFPSLYRLYERKRLNKFAVIGVARRQLTNEEFQASVRESVLSSLGNKENLDDFISHFFYQSHDAGDSNSYAALKKLADEIDGHYTLEGNRIFYLAMAPEFFGPIALHLKSDGLTDVKGYKRLVIEKPFGHDLASAKELNKQIRTAFSEDEIYRIDHYLGKEMVRNIEVIRFANAIFEPLWNNRYISNIQITSSETLGVEERGRYYETSGALRDMLQNHMMQMVALLAMEPPIKLTTNEIRSEKVRVFRSLRMVEGEQIKDYFVRGQYDEGAINGKQVPKYRDEPMVDKESNTETYVAGKIMIDNFRWAGVPFYIRTGKRMSTKSTKIVVQFKDIPMNLYYETEKMLNPNLLVIHIQPEEGITLHLNAKKAGGHLDAQEVKLSFANTGVFTMNTPEGYEKLLYDCMRGDATNFTHWDEVAYSWAFVDKISEVWQKTKAAFPNYTSGSMGPKAADELLEKDGFFWWPVTDLDVDICQ from the coding sequence ATGATTTTCGGAGCCACTGGTGATTTAGCAAAACGGAAACTGTTTCCCTCCCTTTATCGTTTATACGAAAGGAAAAGATTAAATAAATTTGCCGTGATTGGTGTTGCCAGAAGACAGCTTACAAATGAAGAATTTCAGGCATCTGTAAGGGAATCAGTATTATCGTCTTTAGGAAACAAAGAAAATCTTGATGATTTTATTTCACATTTTTTCTACCAATCCCATGATGCAGGAGATTCCAACTCCTATGCTGCGTTAAAGAAATTAGCCGATGAAATTGATGGACATTATACCCTCGAAGGCAATCGCATTTTCTATTTGGCGATGGCACCAGAATTTTTCGGGCCGATTGCGCTCCATTTAAAATCAGATGGACTTACTGATGTAAAAGGTTACAAGCGTCTCGTCATCGAAAAACCTTTCGGTCATGACTTGGCCTCTGCGAAAGAATTAAACAAACAAATTAGAACAGCATTTTCTGAAGATGAAATTTATCGGATTGACCATTATTTAGGGAAAGAAATGGTGCGGAATATTGAAGTAATCCGTTTTGCCAATGCGATATTTGAACCGCTTTGGAATAACCGTTATATTTCCAATATTCAAATTACTTCAAGTGAAACACTTGGTGTTGAGGAAAGAGGACGCTATTACGAGACAAGCGGTGCGCTCAGGGATATGCTGCAAAACCATATGATGCAGATGGTGGCACTGCTTGCGATGGAACCGCCAATTAAACTGACAACAAATGAAATCCGCTCGGAAAAGGTACGGGTATTCCGTTCCCTCCGCATGGTGGAAGGCGAGCAAATAAAAGATTATTTTGTTCGCGGTCAATACGATGAAGGTGCCATTAACGGAAAACAGGTTCCTAAATACCGTGATGAGCCGATGGTCGACAAAGAATCGAACACCGAGACATATGTAGCAGGTAAAATCATGATTGATAATTTCCGCTGGGCCGGCGTTCCTTTCTACATTAGAACCGGAAAAAGAATGTCTACAAAATCAACGAAAATTGTCGTTCAATTTAAAGATATTCCGATGAATTTATATTACGAAACAGAAAAAATGTTAAATCCTAACCTGCTCGTGATCCATATTCAGCCAGAGGAAGGGATCACGCTCCATCTGAATGCTAAAAAAGCTGGTGGTCACCTTGATGCACAAGAGGTAAAATTAAGCTTTGCCAATACAGGGGTTTTCACCATGAATACTCCTGAAGGATACGAAAAGCTGCTATATGACTGCATGAGAGGCGATGCAACGAATTTCACCCATTGGGATGAAGTAGCTTATTCTTGGGCCTTCGTTGATAAAATTTCAGAGGTTTGGCAAAAAACAAAAGCAGCATTCCCTAACTACACTTCAGGCTCCATGGGACCAAAAGCCGCTGATGAGCTCTTGGAAAAAGACGGTTTCTTCTGGTGGCCTGTCACTGACCTGGATGTTGATATTTGTCAATAA
- the proC gene encoding pyrroline-5-carboxylate reductase, whose translation MNKIAIVGAGSMAEAFISGILENGLIERKNIWVTNNANQARLAYLEEQYGIQSSYDLNALFDRADVVMLAMKPKDAASAIEYIRGHLSPDMLIVSVLAGVSMDAIETLAVKPLSIARAMPNTSAAVGKSATAIAVNSRVTDAQLETAKQLFATVGLASFVEEDQLDAVTGLSGSGPAYIYYLIEAMEKSAVEIGLDKQMGKELIVQTLIGAAEMVKNSAKSPEQLRREVTSPGGTTEAGVRVLEEHGVQEAFISCIKAAAAQSKKMGEALCSQLQVGKTS comes from the coding sequence ATGAATAAAATTGCTATTGTAGGTGCCGGATCGATGGCAGAGGCCTTTATTTCAGGTATTCTTGAAAATGGATTAATTGAACGAAAAAACATTTGGGTAACAAACAATGCCAATCAGGCAAGATTAGCATATTTAGAAGAACAATACGGGATTCAAAGCAGTTATGATTTAAACGCCCTTTTTGATAGAGCAGATGTTGTGATGCTGGCGATGAAACCAAAAGACGCAGCTTCAGCGATTGAATATATTCGCGGGCATCTGTCACCGGATATGTTGATTGTGTCCGTTCTTGCAGGGGTATCTATGGATGCAATCGAGACTTTGGCTGTAAAGCCGCTGTCCATTGCCAGAGCCATGCCAAATACTTCTGCAGCAGTGGGAAAATCAGCAACAGCCATTGCGGTCAACAGCAGGGTAACTGATGCGCAGCTGGAAACAGCCAAACAACTGTTTGCAACTGTCGGCCTAGCCTCTTTTGTTGAGGAAGATCAGCTGGATGCAGTAACCGGGTTATCGGGCAGCGGACCAGCATATATTTATTATTTGATCGAGGCTATGGAAAAAAGTGCAGTTGAAATCGGGCTTGATAAACAAATGGGGAAAGAACTCATTGTTCAAACATTAATTGGAGCCGCTGAAATGGTGAAAAACTCGGCGAAATCACCAGAGCAATTACGCCGGGAGGTCACAAGTCCAGGAGGAACAACGGAAGCCGGAGTACGGGTTCTGGAAGAACATGGAGTTCAAGAAGCATTTATTTCATGTATTAAAGCTGCTGCCGCTCAATCAAAAAAAATGGGCGAAGCCCTGTGCTCCCAGCTTCAGGTTGGTAAAACATCTTAA
- the rnz gene encoding ribonuclease Z, with protein sequence MDVFFLGTGAGMPAKLRNVTSIALKLLEERGAIWLFDAGEATQHQILHTAIKPRRIEKIFITHLHGDHIYGLPGLLSSRSFQGGETEITVYGPKGIKQYIEVSLSISQTYLKYPLSVVEIDEGIIFEDDQFIVEARLLDHGIPSYGYRIVEKDRPGTLQADKLMAAGVRPGPIFKQIKNGEAVTLEDGRIIQPSEFVGPAQKGRIVTILGDTRFNENAILLAKNADLLIHEATFSKDEAKLAYDYFHSTTYQAAKIAKQAGCSKLCLTHISSRYDRNTWMELVYEAREIFENTEIAEDFKEIPVPYK encoded by the coding sequence TTGGATGTTTTTTTCTTAGGTACGGGTGCCGGAATGCCAGCAAAGCTTCGCAATGTGACATCCATTGCATTAAAATTATTGGAGGAGCGAGGGGCAATTTGGTTGTTTGACGCTGGAGAGGCCACTCAGCATCAAATTTTACATACTGCCATTAAACCGAGAAGAATAGAGAAAATTTTTATTACCCATCTTCATGGAGACCACATTTACGGTCTTCCAGGCCTGCTTTCGAGCCGCTCGTTTCAAGGAGGGGAAACAGAGATCACTGTTTACGGGCCAAAAGGTATTAAACAATATATTGAGGTAAGTCTATCCATAAGCCAAACGTACTTGAAATATCCGCTGTCAGTGGTGGAAATTGATGAAGGGATTATTTTTGAAGATGATCAATTCATTGTCGAAGCCCGCCTCTTGGATCATGGCATTCCATCTTACGGTTATCGTATAGTTGAAAAAGACAGGCCAGGGACTTTACAGGCCGATAAGCTGATGGCAGCAGGTGTCCGTCCAGGTCCGATTTTTAAACAAATAAAAAATGGCGAAGCAGTTACACTTGAAGATGGACGTATTATTCAACCGAGTGAATTTGTAGGGCCAGCACAAAAAGGAAGGATTGTCACCATTCTTGGGGATACGAGATTCAATGAGAATGCTATTTTGCTAGCAAAGAATGCCGATCTTTTGATTCATGAAGCCACTTTCTCTAAGGACGAAGCCAAGCTTGCCTATGACTACTTTCATTCAACCACCTATCAGGCAGCAAAAATTGCCAAGCAGGCAGGGTGCAGCAAGTTATGTCTTACACATATTAGCTCTCGCTACGATCGAAACACGTGGATGGAATTGGTGTACGAAGCTAGGGAGATTTTTGAAAATACAGAGATTGCGGAGGATTTTAAGGAAATTCCGGTTCCTTACAAATAA
- a CDS encoding tripeptidase T: MINQERLLNEFLELVQIDSETKHETEIAKVLKQKFSELGLEVFEDDTTAVTGHGAGNLVCTLPATKEGVDPIYFTSHMDTVVPAKGVKPSIKDGYVITDGTTILGADDKTGLSVMLETIRVLKEQNISHGMIQFVITVGEESGLVGAKALDPSLMKAKYGYALDSDGLVGNIVVAAPTQAKVKAVIYGKTAHAGVAPEKGVSAITIAAKAISKMPLGRIDHETTANIGRFEGGQATNIVCDRVDILAEARSLIPEKMQAQVAKMKEAFETVAADMGGRAEVEVEVMYPGFKFGEGDQVVEIARKAAAKIGRSCELQHSGGGSDANVIAGFGIPTVNLAVGYEEIHTTNERMPIEELYKLAEMTLAIIEEVTKQ; the protein is encoded by the coding sequence ATGATTAATCAGGAGCGTCTTTTGAATGAATTCTTGGAGCTTGTTCAAATTGACTCAGAAACCAAACATGAAACAGAGATTGCCAAAGTGTTAAAGCAAAAGTTTTCCGAGTTAGGGTTGGAAGTATTTGAGGATGATACAACAGCAGTGACAGGGCATGGGGCTGGAAATTTGGTTTGTACACTTCCGGCAACAAAAGAAGGAGTAGATCCGATTTATTTTACTTCTCATATGGATACGGTTGTTCCAGCGAAAGGTGTGAAGCCATCGATTAAAGACGGCTACGTGATAACCGACGGCACTACCATCCTTGGGGCAGATGATAAAACTGGGTTATCCGTAATGTTGGAAACGATCCGTGTCTTAAAAGAGCAAAATATTTCACACGGGATGATTCAATTTGTCATCACAGTTGGAGAAGAGTCTGGTCTAGTGGGAGCGAAAGCGCTCGATCCTTCTTTAATGAAGGCTAAATATGGTTATGCACTTGACAGCGATGGGCTGGTAGGTAACATCGTAGTCGCAGCGCCTACACAGGCAAAAGTAAAAGCAGTTATCTATGGTAAAACAGCACATGCCGGTGTAGCGCCGGAAAAAGGTGTTTCTGCGATTACAATTGCTGCCAAAGCGATTTCAAAAATGCCACTGGGGAGAATTGATCATGAAACGACTGCTAATATCGGCCGTTTTGAAGGCGGACAGGCAACCAATATTGTTTGCGACCGTGTCGATATTTTAGCAGAAGCGCGTTCACTGATTCCTGAAAAAATGCAAGCACAGGTTGCCAAGATGAAAGAAGCGTTTGAAACCGTTGCAGCAGATATGGGCGGAAGAGCGGAAGTTGAAGTGGAAGTTATGTATCCAGGCTTCAAATTTGGTGAAGGGGATCAAGTAGTGGAAATTGCTCGAAAAGCAGCAGCCAAGATTGGACGCAGCTGTGAACTTCAGCATAGCGGCGGCGGCAGTGACGCCAACGTGATTGCTGGATTCGGCATCCCAACAGTAAACCTCGCTGTGGGCTACGAAGAAATTCACACGACTAATGAACGGATGCCTATTGAAGAGTTATATAAATTGGCAGAAATGACACTTGCCATCATTGAAGAAGTGACAAAACAGTAA
- the namA gene encoding NADPH dehydrogenase NamA codes for MTAKLFSPYTIKGVTFKNRIVMSPMCMYSSHNQDGHLQNWHRTHYTSRAVGQVGLIIVEATAVTPQGRISPQDLGIWSDEHINGFKELVGLVKEHGAKIGIQLAHAGRKAILEGDILAPSAIAFNDHSKTPKEMTKADIAETVEAFKIGAERAKVAGFDVIEIHGAHGYLINEFLSPLSNKRWDEYGGSAENRYRILREVIDSVKTVWDGPLFVRVSANDYQEGGLTPEDYITFAQWLKEQGVDLIDVSSGAVVTARIDVYPGYQVKYSETIRKAADIPTGTVGLITSPIQAEEILQNDRADLVFLARELLRDPYWPRTAAKELGAVIKGPKQYERGWM; via the coding sequence ATGACTGCAAAACTTTTCTCGCCTTATACCATAAAAGGTGTGACATTCAAAAACAGAATTGTCATGTCGCCAATGTGCATGTACTCCAGCCATAATCAGGATGGCCATCTCCAAAATTGGCATCGCACCCACTATACGTCGAGAGCAGTTGGGCAGGTTGGGTTGATTATTGTGGAAGCAACGGCGGTTACACCGCAAGGACGGATTTCCCCGCAAGACCTAGGAATCTGGAGCGATGAACATATAAACGGCTTCAAGGAGCTTGTGGGACTTGTAAAAGAACATGGAGCTAAAATTGGTATCCAGCTAGCCCATGCCGGCAGAAAAGCAATATTAGAGGGTGACATTCTCGCTCCGTCAGCGATTGCTTTTAATGATCATTCAAAAACTCCGAAGGAAATGACGAAAGCTGACATTGCTGAAACGGTTGAAGCCTTTAAGATAGGAGCGGAACGTGCCAAAGTTGCTGGTTTTGATGTCATTGAAATCCATGGCGCCCACGGGTACCTGATTAATGAATTTCTCTCGCCGCTTTCCAATAAACGATGGGATGAATACGGAGGTTCTGCTGAAAACCGGTACCGAATTCTTCGCGAAGTGATTGATAGTGTAAAAACAGTTTGGGATGGTCCTCTATTTGTACGTGTTTCAGCAAATGACTATCAAGAAGGCGGTTTAACGCCAGAGGATTACATAACATTTGCCCAGTGGCTGAAGGAGCAAGGCGTGGATTTAATTGATGTCAGTTCTGGTGCCGTTGTTACGGCCAGAATTGATGTATATCCTGGATACCAAGTAAAATATTCAGAAACCATTCGGAAAGCGGCAGACATTCCAACCGGGACTGTAGGCTTAATAACTTCCCCCATACAAGCTGAGGAAATTTTACAAAACGACAGAGCCGATTTAGTTTTCTTAGCACGGGAATTGCTAAGAGACCCATACTGGCCTCGGACAGCAGCCAAAGAACTTGGCGCAGTCATTAAAGGGCCGAAACAATATGAACGGGGCTGGATGTAG
- a CDS encoding acyl-CoA carboxylase subunit beta, which translates to MDIYEKINELYDKRREVELGGGDERIEKQHEKGKLTARERIELLVDKGTFVELNPFIEHRTHDFGMADQKGPGDGVVTGYGKVNGRPIYLFSQDFTVFGGALGEMHANKIANVMDLAAKNGTPFVGLNDSGGARIQEGVVSLDGYGHIFYRNSIYSGVIPQISVIMGPCAGGAVYSPAITDFVFMVEQTSQMFITGPKVIETVTGEKISAEDLGGANVHNSISGNAHFSAATEEEALLQLRKLLGYLPQNNQEKPPVAVHSEEDDYRPNLTDMIPFDAVRPYDVRSVIEQVVDRESFMEIHKDFAKNIVVGFARIKGETIGLVCNQPKVMAGGLDIDSSDKAARFIRTCDSFNIPIITFEDVTGFFPGVKQEHGGIIRHGAKILFAYSEATVPKLTIILRKAYGGAYVALNSKSIGADLVFAWPNAEIAVMGPQGAANIIFAKEINSSENPELTRQQKIEEYRDKFANPYVAAARGMVDDVIDPRETRIKIIQALEMLRNKKESRPYKKHGNIPL; encoded by the coding sequence ATGGACATCTATGAAAAAATCAATGAATTATATGATAAACGAAGAGAAGTGGAGCTTGGCGGCGGTGATGAGCGGATCGAAAAACAGCATGAAAAAGGAAAATTAACTGCTCGTGAGCGCATTGAACTTTTAGTCGATAAAGGGACTTTTGTGGAGTTAAATCCATTTATCGAGCACCGAACTCATGATTTTGGGATGGCAGATCAAAAGGGACCTGGCGATGGTGTCGTAACAGGTTATGGAAAGGTGAACGGCCGGCCAATTTATTTATTTTCTCAAGATTTTACCGTATTTGGCGGTGCTCTCGGTGAAATGCATGCGAATAAAATCGCCAATGTGATGGATTTAGCAGCTAAAAATGGCACCCCATTTGTTGGCCTTAATGACTCAGGAGGAGCAAGAATTCAAGAAGGCGTGGTTTCTTTAGACGGTTATGGCCATATCTTTTACCGTAATTCCATCTATTCAGGAGTGATTCCGCAAATTTCCGTTATAATGGGACCATGTGCCGGTGGAGCTGTCTACTCACCTGCGATAACGGATTTCGTGTTTATGGTGGAGCAGACAAGTCAAATGTTTATTACAGGCCCTAAAGTGATTGAAACTGTTACGGGAGAAAAGATTAGTGCGGAAGACCTTGGTGGGGCTAATGTCCACAACTCGATCAGTGGAAATGCTCATTTCAGTGCTGCAACTGAAGAAGAAGCGTTGCTACAATTACGTAAATTGCTTGGCTATCTGCCACAAAATAATCAAGAAAAACCCCCGGTTGCTGTACATTCTGAAGAGGATGATTATCGTCCGAATCTGACAGATATGATTCCATTTGATGCTGTTCGTCCATATGATGTTCGCAGCGTTATTGAGCAGGTTGTGGACCGGGAGTCATTTATGGAAATACATAAGGATTTTGCTAAAAATATCGTGGTCGGTTTTGCCAGAATTAAAGGGGAAACGATAGGCCTTGTCTGTAATCAGCCAAAAGTAATGGCCGGCGGGCTGGATATAGATTCTTCCGACAAAGCTGCCAGATTCATCCGAACCTGCGACTCGTTTAATATTCCGATCATTACTTTTGAGGATGTGACAGGCTTTTTCCCTGGGGTTAAGCAGGAGCATGGCGGCATAATTCGTCATGGTGCAAAAATATTATTTGCTTATTCTGAAGCAACAGTACCAAAGCTGACCATTATTTTAAGAAAAGCATACGGCGGGGCTTATGTAGCCTTAAATAGTAAGTCAATCGGTGCGGATCTTGTATTTGCCTGGCCAAATGCGGAAATTGCTGTGATGGGGCCGCAGGGGGCAGCCAATATTATTTTTGCTAAGGAAATTAACTCCAGTGAAAATCCGGAACTGACCCGCCAGCAAAAAATCGAAGAGTACCGCGATAAATTTGCCAATCCCTATGTTGCAGCAGCCAGAGGAATGGTGGATGATGTCATCGACCCTAGGGAAACACGGATAAAAATTATTCAAGCTTTGGAAATGCTCCGAAACAAAAAAGAATCTAGACCATATAAAAAACATGGGAATATCCCACTTTAA
- the prli42 gene encoding stressosome-associated protein Prli42: MSSKKSRRIIVMLMLGAMLASTLLIGIGQFIR; the protein is encoded by the coding sequence ATGTCCAGTAAAAAAAGCAGAAGAATCATTGTTATGTTAATGTTAGGCGCAATGCTTGCATCTACCCTCCTAATTGGAATTGGCCAGTTTATTCGTTAA